AGCGCTGTGACATGGTGCTGATGCGTGGGGTCAGCAGGGAGGAATGCTGCGCCGGGGGCCGTCTAGACACGGCCTGGTCCAACACCAGTCTGCCCATCAACGAGGTCAGCCTGCTGGGCTTCCTGGGAATCGTGTCCTGCAAACTCTGCAAAGGTAACAGCACACTACAGTTCCCACAATGACCTGCTGTGAACCAACTGTGTCAAAATGACAACATTAGTCAACCCTATCATCAATGAGGGTGTTTTGCTTTTTCTCAAACTATTTGACTTAAAAGTAGatgctgatttattttgattatgATTCCCTACTATCACAATCCTTGACGCTTTATCATTTTATTGCAAGCCACCATCCCAGGAAGTGTCCTAAAGGTACTTCAGACAAGTTAGGTTTGGTTTAAGCTTCTTCATATGGTCCCCCCTTGTTGTCAGCCTCTGACAAAGAAGTGGCGAAATGCAAGATTGGGTGCAGGTCTTCATTTGtcattgtgggaaaatgtagtCACTGAGAAGCAGTGGCCGATCTGAAATGAGAAACAGCTGCTCACATGTAGCACCAAAACCTCCTTACCTTTGTGTTCCTCTCAAAACATTTTTCATACTGCCACATTTCATTTAgatgtgttggagcctatttggATGAATAAGAGATAGATCACATTTAATACATAGCAACAAAAAGCAAAGTAGTTTAGGGGCCACATTTGAGTATAGCTCCAAATGGCAGCTCATTTGGCCATAACCAGACCACCTGTCTTCTTCTTGGGATAACTTTGATCCATATGGAATTTCCAAGCTAAGTTGATTTCCAGAGGTCTCTTCTAAGTTTTTTGAAAACTTAGCTGTGGATCTGGGCCAGGCGTTCCATCTAACTCTGTCCAGCTGTTTTGAGTCGCTTCCACTATtggaagccttggccaggtatTCAGGTTCACTCAaggatatttattcctgtctttAGAAACTAAGGCACCTGAACATGTGCATGTGATCTCTGGCCAGGGTAGAGAGGATTATTTTAAACCATGTGAGGATGATTAGTGTCAGCAAGGCTGAAGCCTTGAGcagctaccaaataccaattgaatCGTAGATTCAAAATGCAGTAGCATCCCTGCCAACTAGTGTATGATGGATCATGTTTTTTAATCCAAGATTAAGGCTATTCCAGCATGCTGTTTATTACCAAAACGGTATGAGCCAAATCAACAGCAGCATTAGAATGACATGTCAGCATAAGGAAACAATGAAATGTTCTCATTAATAACATGATGCTTCAATGATAAGTGAATGAACTCAAGTGATCCAGAATGAGAAGCAGACAAGTTATAAAAGACAAGCTACAAAATTCAATCATTTAGCTGCATTTGTATCTCTCTATCGAGAGGCTGGTCTACCACAATGGAATTGTTCACTAATATATCTCCTCAAAGTTGCAGTGCAAATGAATGACATTGAAAAAATGGAATAAATGGGAAAtaaccttcctcctcctccctcctctaattCACTCTGCATGAATTATTTCCCAATGCTGGCTGGGACACAGGCCTGGTTGCCTCCcctcagagaaaaaaaaacacattcctGTTTACCACAGGAGAAATGTCTGCCACATGCCCAGACGTCTGTTCCTCATAATGTGGAGCACTATTTGGATCATTAGTCCAACTGAAAGAACAAAACTACAGCATCAATGTACATGTGATACTGTGGGGAAGTGCTGTTCTATTATCATACTGTAGCACTCCCTGTCAGACTCAGACTGAACCTCCACAGTTGGTCCTCTTGGGGCTACTGATTTCCAGTGGTTCAAAGCATTCCTGGGTGTTGACTAGAACTCCATGACTGGCCTATCTTTCAATCTGCATtgatttgtgaaaatgtataaaatcataacCGGCTGCCAGTAAAGCCGGACCAAAACATAACAGAAAAAGGGAACTGCTTGGATCCCTGAAAGGGAGGGGGACAAATCTAATACTTGTGTGAGAAACCCAGAGGTAGCAGAGTTGGCCTCTTTGGAGATGGAGAATAACAGGATATTAAAGCAAGTGCTCGCAGAGAAAGGAAATAAAGTCCGTCTTTTTTACAGGATCTCAGGGATCTGGGCCGAACATCACTCTGTATCAGGATCAAACGGGTCCCGAGAAGCCTGTTGAAAAGTGACGATGGTATCTGTGTTGTTTTAGGGTTACAGTACCTGGAGACTTCCTATTGACCTGGCTGGGCCTTGSACAGTCTACTAGTGTCTGTTTAGCCTGCGTTTCCTCCTGCCACATCTATCAGCCTGTAAAACCCAGTGACAGGCCTTTGAACTGGCTCGGTCTGCTCGAacacccctccatccatctatgAGACTTAGCCCATTGCAGGGATCCATTCCACTGTCATGGAAACAGGCACAACCTCAGACACATTCCTACAGACTAGACATCCTCGAGCATGACCATAAACAAAATATGTGTTTATTGCAAATGTTTTGCTGGATGAATCATGCTGCAGTGAAGACAacatttttcatccattttattcTGTTCTGTGGAGAATGAATCTTGAGCGTCAGATGATCTGGATCACTTGATGACAGAACATTGAATGTAAGTTAACGCTTTGACAATAATACTGACTTTCTACTCTATGTTGGGCAGAGACCTGTGATGGTGTGAAATGCGGCCCAGGGAAGGTGTGTAAGATGATGGTTGGacgtcctcagtgtgtgtgttctcctgacTGCACTAACATCTCCATAAAGCATGCTGTGTGTGGGAGCGATGGGAAGTCCTACCGTGATGAGTGTGCTCTGCTGATGGCCCGCTGTAAGGGCCACCCTGATCTGGAGGTCATGTACCAGGGAGAATGCAAAAGTGAGGACACCTGTGCTTCGAACAAGTTATCTTGCATATGTCAGCAGTTTGGTTATTTTAAGTACTCATTGTGCTACTGAAGCAATATTACACACAATATCGGATACAAATATGTGTCCTTGTTCTGTCCAGAGTCGTGCTCCAATGTGGTGTGCCCGGGTACCCACACCTGTGTGACGGACCAGACTAACAGTGCCCACTGTGTCATGTGCCGCATGACCCCCTGCCCAATACCGCTGAAGTCCGAGGTGCCTATCTGTGGCAATGACAACATCACCTACCCCAGCGCCTGCCACCTCCGCAGAGCCACCTGCTTTCTGGGGCGCTCCATAGGAGTGCGTCACTATGGCAACTGCTCTAGTAAGTCCCCTTCACCTTTCCTGATCTGTCAACACAGCCTAAGTATAGAAATGAATAAACAACCTAAATACATTTTCTAGTGACTTTAGATATTTCGTACTTTGCATTGATTTGGCATGTGTTGGCTGTGCTTGATCTTTTTCTCTTGggttctctctctcaggtgttcCGAGGAACACTCTGGATTTGGAGGGCAGTGAGGAGAATTCACTCTAGGGGGACAGTTCTGATGTGGTCCACCTGGTACTACAGTCCACCTGGTAAGAAGATTTCCAAGAGATCACCTTCGGTAGGTGAACCAGTGTTGTCCCGCTGTTCACTCCCCAAGCTCTGATTGATGTTGACATCTTTTTTACAATCACCTATCCCCTCCATATCTACCACCTGTACATAGAATGACGATACATTTGATGTGGGAGAACCTGCTGGAAGAAACCATTTTTATTCCAAAAGGAAACCAATACTGTATTTGTTGATGCATGCAATGTATGTTAAATGGGATGATTTGCTCGTAAAACTGTGGAAACAGATGAAAGGCATatatcttaaaaaataaatatctagTCGACTTTGAGTAGAGGAAGATATGTGTATATTGTAAATAAATACCACTACTATTTATTGGAGAAGGTATCAAATCtgttatatttatgtttttactCTGTATACAAATCCATATATCCATAGGTCAgcttttacaaaaaaatgtatatattgtattttgtttttagatGTACATGTATTTCAATGGTCACTGACATTCTTTTATTTCAGagagttgtttttatttttgtgtttttcatatCCCTAAATTAAGTGCATTAGTCCCCTAAAAGCAACATGGCAAGCAACCTCAATTTGTTTGGTTACTGGATACCACATTTAGTATATGTCAACCATGTGAAGTCATGTATGTCAAGTATGTTTCAGTCTTTGTTTGAAGGTGAGGGAAGACTCAGCCAAAACAAAGTATACAGCATGTCTCCTCTTGCTCTGCCTGCACAGAGTATGATACTGTTTACGCTGGAGCCCAATCAAAACTCTGAGCCACCCGCTGATTACTGAAATTAAAAGTTTAGTTCTGTCTGCAGCAGTTTTATTAGGCTGTTTGTTCGACACCAAGCCTTTACAATACTTCCACTGTTGAAGTCTTGGCTTTGTTTATTTCATATGTTTGTAGGTCATACGAGTTCAATATAATGCCATTCGGGTTGTTGAATACACCATAACAGTGGAACTGAAAAATCTGACAAATGTTGTTAGCCTTATCAAATTGAAAACAGAATCAAATTTGTCTGGGAATGCCAAATGACCTCAAGTTAACTCACCGGATCCCCAGACTATGCAGCTGAATATATCTGTTCAATGTTGAAATACTGTCAACCATTTGAACCAAATGGGCAGATAGCTATTTGCAAATAGCTATTGGTTATTGTAATGTGAATGAATAGTGCTTCCCATTTATCTAGATGACATAATTAAttttatgataaaaaataaataaatacatactgttGTTGAATAATTAAAAGTAGtttattgtaaatacaactcCATTTCATGTTCCACGTACCAGTGTACCTACTGTGAAATTTAAATGATAAATGTATcttcttatttttgtatttttgtactcTCAACATAAACTATAGTATTTGTCATGATGCCTCTTTAATTTCTGGTGCGACTTCAACCGGCATTAAATTCAGCACAAATGAGTAACACCTgttacacaagtcagaattgtctcattggcaatgacaaggagtggaatgttagctaaagaaaATGGTACTCAGGCTATGGTCTCTCTGGTTTAGTGTATAATTCCAGACAGGCTTTGTCCTACCCTCTGTTATTAACTATCTATCATACAACATATCACTTACAGTACAGACACTGCATGCACAGTAATTGCCATTCTATATGTAATGTTTATATGCCTTTTGTCAGTCTAAAAATACACACAATAGTAAAGAAATGTATCAATGGCAGTCATTGCAAGCCTCATGTGGCTGCGCGACAAGCTTATATGCACAGCATCTATCACTTACTGCCAAAAGGAGGTCGCGTTCATGATTATGAACTGTGGTGAACTGTCCACGTTAACTACCCTGACAGAAGAGCAGCAGGTGGGCTAGAGTGATGGACGGCTTTTACAATGCTGCAGCCTCTGTGCGTGCAATGGCCCTGGCGCCTGACAGCCCACTGACAGgcctcagaggagaggagaccagaggagaggggCGGTGGAGCATCAAAGCAGGGGGACAGGCCCTCGTTTCCTGTCCCTTTGGAGCCtcctctggaggagaggaggtgggtgaggtgagagacagagggcCACTGACTGACTCACTTTTCTGTATGAAATACCTTCCTTGTTTTCCTTACTCTGACTGAGAACCACTCCTGGACTGACTGGGCCAGCATCTGGTTTAACTTTGGGAGATGTTTATATTCTGATCCAAGCACCCTTTTATTACATTGGGAAAGGACTTAAATGTTTGCTCGAACGGGCAATAACAATGCCATCGAAAAGTGGTTGTTTTTCTGATATGCATGCATCTTATGTCTTGTTCTCTACTGTAAATTATGttatttccttttctgttttCTAATGAAATTATACGGTATCAGATGACATAGCGGGAAGAATGTGTGACGCTGCTAACCCATTCCATTTAGCCTAGTTTACTGAGTTCTGGTACAAACTTTAATGGCCTGATGATCTTGTCATCAGCAACCAAGACCTGACCTCAATGTGATCCAATGGCATGCACCACTCAATAATGCCAGCTCAGTTTTTCATATAGTGATAATTGGCATATAAAAGTATATTCCACAGGCTATTCTATATTACAGTTAAGTACCAAAGGGCCTAAAATGTAAGGAATTTAAAGTAAAGTTTAATTATGGAGAGAGCATGGGAAAATGTACACGCTTTAAGGCGGTGGTTTCCAGACCGTTTTGGGGATGTGACCCATCTAAAGCCTTTTCAATTGTCTTGTGACCCACCCAATAAACAAAACCAATGTTTCTGGCACCAATCTAGACRAAACTGTGACCCAAAGGAATATCTGTGACCGAACAGTAGAACAGAAAACAAATTTATTGTCAAttagttgaaaatgaaatgtttttcaGCCTTTCCCAACACCTGAGATACKagaggaggttggtgggaggagATATAGAAGGACGGGCAATGGCTGgattggaattaatggaacggtatcaaacacatctaacatatgaaaaccacaattccattccagccattacaatgagcctgtcctcctatagctcgtcccaccagcctccactgccggacacacacacacatgtcgaGAGGCACAGGGTCAGCAGCAGTACAGTGCCCCTGGATGGAGCGCAATTGTGGGGAGTTacgtgtcttgctcaagggcacaacagcaggaAATGGTACAGCCTTCCAGCTGCCAGTTCACGTCCATTCCCATTTTTGTGTTGCCCGGCCTGGGGCTTGCGATTCGTAACACACCATGATCACATGCTCCACAGAGCAATCTGTTTTCTACACATAAGGGGGCTGTTCTGAAGGCCACTTCCTGAATGGAGGGAGTGGGACTGAGTGTGTAATCCTGCTGTAGATGATGCGTCATGCAAATCCGTGGGTTTTCCCAGAACACACTGCTCTGTTGCTATGAATCTAACAGATGCACAAATCCCTCTGTCAGGAGCTCCAAGTGAAATGTTTAGACTTTGAAACAAACACTTGTAGCAACTAAGTGTACACACTCAAGTTTGAGAGCTGTTGGGTCCATCCATTTTGATCATACACAATTCctcattgctctctctccatgcctatgtttgtctatttttCGTCGTCATGGTGCGTCATTTCCTACAGTCGACTGACAACTTCCAGTAAGTTACGCCCAATAGATTGATCGTCATAGACATCTCGACAAAAACATGCTGGGGCTCGCAAAGAGACCACCCACTCTCCACATCACACCACTTGATTTTAAACAGCCCCAACCCCACAGCTGAAACAaattgatatacagtgccttcggaaagtattcagaccccttgactttttccacattttgctacattacagccctattctaaaattgattcaataaaaaagattcctcagcaatctacacagaataccccataataacaaagcaaaaacaggtttttagacatttttacataagtattcagaccctttgcaatgatactcgaaattgagctcaggtgcatcctgttttcattgatcatccttgagatgtttctacaatttgattggagtccacctgtggtaaattcaattgattggacatgatttagaaaggcacacacctgtctatataaggtcccccagttgacagtgcatgtcagagtaaaaacatagctatgaggtcgaaggaattgtccgtacagacccgagacaggattgtgtcgaggcacaatttctgcagcattaaaggccccctagaacacagtgacctccatcattcttaaatggaagacgtttggaaccatcaagactcttcctagagctggccgcccagccaaactgagcaatcgagggagaagggccttggtcggggaggggACCAAgagcctgatggtcactctgacagagctctagaattcctctgtggagatgggagaacctttcagaaagacaaccatctctgcagcactccaccaatcaggcctttagggtagagtggccagacggaagccactcctcagtaaaaggcacatgacagcccccttggagtttgccaaaaggcaccaaaaaactctcagacaatgagaagcaagattctctggtctgatgaaaccaagattgaactctttggcctgaatgccaagcgtcacgtctggaggaaacctggcaccatccctacggtgaagcatgatggtggcagcatcatgctgtgg
This window of the Salvelinus sp. IW2-2015 linkage group LG16, ASM291031v2, whole genome shotgun sequence genome carries:
- the fstl3 gene encoding follistatin-related protein 3, whose protein sequence is MGFLTALFGVTLVALCQIFGSYHVNAGMCWLQQSQEQRCDMVLMRGVSREECCAGGRLDTAWSNTSLPINEVSLLGFLGIVSCKLCKETCDGVKCGPGKVCKMMVGRPQCVCSPDCTNISIKHAVCGSDGKSYRDECALLMARCKGHPDLEVMYQGECKKSCSNVVCPGTHTCVTDQTNSAHCVMCRMTPCPIPLKSEVPICGNDNITYPSACHLRRATCFLGRSIGVRHYGNCSSVPRNTLDLEGSEENSL